The genomic DNA ACATCACAAGTTCATACCAGGTCAAAAATGCGGAAGGTTCCTGGGACTATATTAATATTGAACTCGGAGATTTTTCCGTATTTCCATTAAAATACCTAGAAGGAAGAGCACCGCAGGCTGAAGGAGAAATCTCACTATCTTATGCAAATGCGTCAAAGGACGCATTAAATAAGAAAGTAGGAGATGAAGTAGTAGTAAAGGCTGGCGGGAAAGAAAAGACGTTAAAAGTAACTGGTATTTATCAAGATATTACAAATGGCGGAAAAACAGCAAAGGCACATACGAGTCTTGGTATAAATAAAGAGGCCGTTCTTTGGTATATTGTGAGCATGGATGTGGCTCCCGGCGTTGATACTCAAGAGAAAATGAACTACTATCAGACTGCCTATGACTCTGCACAAGTAAATGATATTAAAGAATATACACAACAGACTCTTGGAAATATTATTGATCAGATGAGCACCATTGTCATAGGTGGAATTGCCATTGCAGTCATCATTATTGTATTGATTACTGCATTATTCCTTCGGATGTTATTGTCAAAGGATATGTCTCAGATTGCCATTATGCGAAGTATGGGATTAACTTCTAAAAAAATTAGCCATCAATATATGGCAGGTACTTTAATGATACTTGTATTGGGAATCATATTTGGGGTTTTAGCTTCTAATTATTTAGGGGAGTTTTTAGTAAGTATGGCCATGTCCTCTATGGGAGCTGCAAAAATTGAATTAGTTAATGTTGTCTGGCAGACTTGGCTGCTATGTCCATTAGCACTAATTATAGCAGTCGGATTTACTATATCTGTATCCTGTAAGGTAGCAGTAGAGGATGATATATCTGTCGTTTTAAGAAGCTAGAACTGCCGAAAAAGATCTAGGCAGAAGCGTATCTGCGAAGGTGGAAAAATTTCCTGCGTAAAGGCATCGATATGGATTTCCAAAACAAAGGCATTCTAGGTGTCTCTGTGGATATATATTTGACATTGGAGGAATATACATGAGCATTATATTAGAAGCAAATAGTATGAACAAAAAAGTAGAGTTAGCAAAAGATAATGAGCTTCATATCTTAAAAGATATAAACTTGAAGATAGAAGAAGGTGAATTCGTCTCGGTCATGGGACCATCCGGAAGCGGGAAATCAACACTGCTTTATAATATAAGCGGTATGGATAGAATTACTTCTGGTAGGGTCAAATTTAAAGGTCGTGAAATCGGCAAACTAAAAGAAGAAGAACTGGCGAAGATTCGACTGAATCACATGGGATTTATCTTTCAGGATATTAATCTATTAAAGAATCTCTCACTAATTGACAATGTGATGTTTCCTGCTCTTGTATCAAAAGATGCGGATAAAAATACGGTATATCAAAAGGCAAAAAAACTATTAGAAATGACAGGCATTGAAAAACTAGCAAATAATAGTATCACTCAAGCCTCTGGTGGACAGCTACAGAGAGTTGCTATTTGCAGAGCTTTGATCAATGATCCAGATATCATATTTGGAGATGAACCGACCGGAGCATTAGATTCCAAATCGACAGCAGATATTATGACAATTCTTGCAGAGATTAATAAAAAGGGAACAACCGTCATGCTCGTTACGCATGATGCAAAGGTGGCAGCAAAAACCGAAAGAGTATTATTTATGGTAGATGGAAATCTTGTTGCAGAGAAGAAAATGAGTAAATACGATAAGCAGCATGGCGATATTAAGAAAAGAGAAGAAAGCATTATGAAATGGTTAGTGGAAAATGGATTCTAATTTTTCATTGGCATCAAGTTCTTAGGGAAATGTATGAAGTTAGTTCAAAAGGGAAAGTTAGGAATGTTTGCAAGGGAAGACACGCTAACAATTTTGCTAATGCAAAAAGTAAAGAGTGACACAATCTCGTTATACCATTGGATTTGCAATAACCTTGATATACCGCTTTTTCGCATACATTGATACACTATTACCTAATGGGCAGCATGATGTAAGGAGAACATGCATCAAGGGTTAGAGCACATTTCATCAAACCATGGTCGTTTTATTGGTCATAAGCGCCAGTAAAATTACTCTAAATATGGAGGTCTTTCATTAATTCATAGAATTTTTGAAGACCTTTTTTCCTAGTCCTCTTGTTAGATGTCCGTATATATTTCGTCTGCCGTTGCGATGGATGAATGACCTAACCCGTGTAATATAACTCTCATGTTCACACTTGCTTAATAGATAGTGAAGCATACGTATGGCGTTATATGCTTATTTAGATTTGGCATACGAGATAGTAAAGGTTGAAGATGGTTAGAAAACTGTTTAATTGTAGGATATCCCTCTGAGCAAGTGAAGACAAACCCTTGATCCTTGTAGGTTCGACGCTCTTTTTATAAATTGCTACTGTTTAACTTTAAGGTGCTATTCCGATGTTGCTGTAATCATTGGTGATCTGGTAATCTATAACTATTTGTTACTGAAATCAAACAGCGTGTGAGTTTGTGGAAAAATATTGAAAGTCATCGAACAAATTAATGAGAAATTTGATCAGTTTAAGTTATTAGTTTCACAGGAAGTAAAAGAGGCTCAACAATTGGAGAGTGATGGGTTATCTCCGCAACAGGAAGTTATGATGTTTTAATATCATTCGCAATGAGCGGGTAACATCTGACATGTACTTGCTACATTAACAAAAATTATTGACTAAGAGTAAAGAAAAGGATTTTAGTGATATAATGGGGAATAAATTAACACAATTAGCCAATAGCATTAATTTTTCTTCTGAATAGCCATCAAACAGATGCTGTCCAATCCTTTCACAATATGTGACGCTGAGCAAACTTTAATCTTAGATGGACTCAAAAAATCATGCCAAATTTTTTCTAGCCGAACTGGGTAATTATAAGATCGTGAACAACTATGTTGTAGTTTTAACTTATAAGCACTGGGATCATAGCTTTTGGTGCAAAGAAACTGGGTATGTTTCTGTTTGCCGATAAGAAAAGAAAATCGTATCTTAAAGAAATATAAAATTCCAAGGAGGGTTCTTTTATGGATGAAAAGAAAAAAGCCTTAATAATAATAGACGTGCAAAAAGCTTTCGATCATAAAAAATGGGGGGAGCGAAATAATCTAAATGCAGAGGGAAACATTAGTACAATACTAAAATTATGGAGAGAAAAAGGATGGACAGTGATACACATACAACACACGTCAGATGATCCTAGTTCTTTATTTTATCCGCAGAATAAGGGCTTTGCTATAAAAGAAATAGTTAAACCAATTGATGAAGAAATGATTATAACAAAAAAAGTAAATAGTAGTTTTATTGGTACTAATTTAGAAGAGTTTCTAAAAGTAAATGGAATAAAAACAGTTGTGATAACTGGTTTGACTACACCCCATTGTGTATCTACAACTACAAGAATGAGTGGTAACTTAGGTTTCAATACATACTTGATTTCAGATGCAACAGCAGCCTTTGGTATGAAGGACCAAAATGAAAAGTATTATGATGCAGAAACGATACACACTATATCTCTAGCTACGTTGCATAACGAATTTGCTACAATACTTACAACAGAGAAACTAATAAACAATTTTATTAAATAAGACTATTATATTGAATCAATTGGTAATTTAATTGAGAAAGAATGACAGAAATAATCAATCTTTTTGTTTTCACATATTTTCATGCAAGCTTATAGTTAGCATAACACGTTATTAACGGCTTGTATCACATTCAAAACTTCAATGGTCTCCTAATGGATGGATAGACCGCTTTAAAGGCGTGGCTACAAATAATTACCTTGCTCGGTTCTTATTTGTCGATAGTCGTTGTAACGCAAGCATAATTCGCATATTAAACAATTTCTACTAACGTCTTTTGTATTTGAAATGAAGCAATTTATAATATTCTACGATTATCTAAATTATCCTTATTCAACTGGGCAGAAGAAATGAAATTTTGAATGATAAAAGGATGAAAAGCTATGACAAATAACGTAAAACAGAGAAAAATAATTTTAGATTTAGCAGTTACTTTAGATGGTTTTATTGAAGGGAAAAATGGAGAAGTTGATTGGTGTATTATGGACCCTGATATGGGGTTCACTGATTTTTTGAATCAGATTGATACTATTTTATATGGTAGAAAAAGCTACGATTTATGGGGACAATATACTCCAAAAAATGAAGACTCTGATACCGAAAAGGAAATTTGGAAATTGGTTCATGGTAAAGAGAAATATGTGTTTTCTAGAACACGAAAAGAGACTGATAATCAAGCAATATTTATAAATAATAATATTTTTGAAGAAGTAAATAAATTGAAGAAAAAGCCTGGTAAAGATATCTGGCTATATGGTGGAGCCAGTCTCATTACAACCTTTATAAATTTAGGGCTTGTTGATGAATTTAGATTATCGATTCATCCTGTTGTTTTGGGAGAAGGCAAACCGTTGTTTATTGATATAAAACAGAGAATAAATTTAAAAATGGTTAATATAAGAACGTTCTCTTCTGGCGTTGTGCAAATAATCTATCATCGGAATGGTAATTAATAATATTTCCCACCCCAAAGAAATATTGTAATAAATATTATAAGGCAATACTCGACAGCAGTTGTCGCTTATTCAACTAAATGAAAAACTAACAAATAAAGGTTTTGCTTTTATATTATGGGATTACCAACATAAAATTTTAACAGAGCCTTCACATAAAAAGTATATGAAAGATACAATTGATTAGCGTTCACAGTTAAAAAGAGATGCTTTTGAGTGTCTCTCTGACTGTTGATAAACGCTCGCATTCCTCGTTGTAAGTTCATGAATCATATGCTCTATTCGTTTTCCATTTACCGACAGTTTTCCATTCAGTTTGAGTAAATCAATTAAATCTTTTTAGAAATCTAAAAAAGTAAAAATAGCAAAAAGAAAGGTAAAGCAATTGCATACATCTTAATAGATCTCGAGTGTTCGATTCTTTAACGAGTAAGCAGTGCCACTTTTGCAAATAATTTTTCTTTTTGTTGTAACGAAGTGTTAATTAAAGAGTGAGGGTTTTGTATGAAAAAGATAGTTCTTCTGTTTGTCGTGATATGTTTGTTAGTAGTGGGCTGCTCAAGCGAAAAAAAGATCGCCAATTATGTTAAGGAAAACATTAATGAGCGGTACGGAATTGAAGCTGAAATTATAGATATGAAACCGCAAGAAGTCTATGGTTCTATATTTGTTATTATCATTAGTGGGGTTGTAGGATTTTTTGGCGGTGAATCTTATGATTTAGTATTGGAAACGACCGACGAGCCAGTAATTACTTTTGATGCTTATTGCTCGGAAGGAGAGATTCACTCATATAGTGATAATTACATCGATAAAAAGTATGAATGGCTAGTGGAAAATGATAAGGATTACGCAAAGCAGGTTGAGGCGCTGGCGCAACACGGAATAAAAGATATTGAAGTTACTGGCGGAAATGAAGATATCCTTTTCAAGGCTTCTTATGAAAATAGTGATTTACAGGCAAAGGAGATGCTAGGTCTCTTTCGTGACATGGGCTCCAAAATTTTAGAGAATGTCCCTTTTGAAGTTTCGCTGGCATTTGACGTTGAAACAAAGGATTATTCTAACAGCGAACTAGGAACAAAACAAATTAACCTTGAGATTTATTCTAATCAATTGGATAATGCAAAAGAGATGGTGGAAGTTTTAGCTGATGAATTAGCAGTTATTCAATCTAACGAGGCGATGTCGGATGAAATCGTGAAAAAACTTGAGGGATTGAATTTTGATGTCTCATCGAGCCTTAATGAGACCTATGGAAGAAATGAAGTTGATTTAACTATGTATCAGCATAGTATTTGGCTTCGTTCAAAGGAAAATCTTAATTGGGAACATTTAGTTAAAGCACTAAATATAATGAGAGATGCGGGAATGAGCGAGGCTTATGTAGAATTAATTTCCGAATTTGGATTTACAGATGCTTGCCTGTTAAAGGAATTAGAAGATGAAGATGATATAAAGAGCTGCTTTATGAAATAAACTTACGTCATATACATGAGCTAAGGACAAGGCTTCAATTATGAGCGGTATAAGGTAACCATGCCTGCATGACAGTGATATGAAGGATTTTCCTTCTTAGGGATTTTAATTTTTAAAAAACTATATTTCTAGAGACTTTCATTCGTTTAGTGAATGGAACAATCATTTACTTGGATTGCACCCAATATGAACAGGGGTGTAAACGGTGTGATCTTACCAAAATAAAAAGAAGTATACCTTTAAAAAAATATTCATAATTGATTGCCAAACGTAATTGTTGGGTTTTGTTCAGTAGAATGATCATTATTTCTCGTTTAAATTGGTTCAACCACTAGCAATAAAGTGTCAAATTAAATAAAGTCCTAATAAGTGCATAATGGTATTATAAAAATTAGTAAGGAAAGTGGAAATTCAATATCGTTTCTATAAAATTCTTCTTAATAACATTTAGATTTTTAACTAACAGTATCAATTTTTTTACCAAAACTCAGTAAGAACCACTTTTATTTTGTAATAAAAAGGACTAGTTAGTATTATTTATTGATAATAACTCAACTTTCGCAGCCCAAATTAGGCAGGTACGCCTTGATATAATTAGGCAATCCGGCAAACCATTGTTGTAGTTGACTTTTGATTAACTTTTTGAATTTCTTATTTGTTTTTTCCAAGGCATCTTCAAGAAGCTCGATAAGTTGTTGAAGTGCAACAGCCCAATCAAGCTCATTTATTTCGTCACAAAGTTCGTAAAAACATACCACCAAGTGTGCGGTCATCTGTGCTGCAGCGATTTTGCCATGATAAAAGAATATATCTTGCAAATACAATGGTTGAATGGCTTATAAGTGAATCATAAGACCTGCCTTGAAATTCCTTTTGTAATTTTAGTAGCGATTTTGTAGCCTTGAAAAAGACTTCAATATCCCAGCGCATCCCAT from Bacillus aquiflavi includes the following:
- a CDS encoding ABC transporter ATP-binding protein, with the translated sequence MSIILEANSMNKKVELAKDNELHILKDINLKIEEGEFVSVMGPSGSGKSTLLYNISGMDRITSGRVKFKGREIGKLKEEELAKIRLNHMGFIFQDINLLKNLSLIDNVMFPALVSKDADKNTVYQKAKKLLEMTGIEKLANNSITQASGGQLQRVAICRALINDPDIIFGDEPTGALDSKSTADIMTILAEINKKGTTVMLVTHDAKVAAKTERVLFMVDGNLVAEKKMSKYDKQHGDIKKREESIMKWLVENGF
- a CDS encoding cysteine hydrolase family protein; this translates as MDEKKKALIIIDVQKAFDHKKWGERNNLNAEGNISTILKLWREKGWTVIHIQHTSDDPSSLFYPQNKGFAIKEIVKPIDEEMIITKKVNSSFIGTNLEEFLKVNGIKTVVITGLTTPHCVSTTTRMSGNLGFNTYLISDATAAFGMKDQNEKYYDAETIHTISLATLHNEFATILTTEKLINNFIK
- a CDS encoding dihydrofolate reductase family protein, which encodes MTNNVKQRKIILDLAVTLDGFIEGKNGEVDWCIMDPDMGFTDFLNQIDTILYGRKSYDLWGQYTPKNEDSDTEKEIWKLVHGKEKYVFSRTRKETDNQAIFINNNIFEEVNKLKKKPGKDIWLYGGASLITTFINLGLVDEFRLSIHPVVLGEGKPLFIDIKQRINLKMVNIRTFSSGVVQIIYHRNGN